The following proteins come from a genomic window of Finegoldia magna ATCC 29328:
- a CDS encoding cobalamin-independent methionine synthase II family protein — translation MNNKLFKTSLIGSMPRGNEILKARRMLKANMISLSDYEQMVYDKTKEVVKLQEDLDIDVITSGEIERDNYVSFISEKLGGVTQMSMAEMLDYVDDKREFENILTTLDVPATSIKNAICTGKLEYKGDIVSEELKLLKSLTDKPVKITMPGPYLVTRSMWLANVSSKYYDSKEALGEDVIDIYKKEIKNLQEIGVDVIQFDEPVLTEIVFTEGKPRTFMCASLSTRKDPTEELKFATHLIKSVMDSVDRDKSICSLHVCRGNWSKNESILLTGPYTPLLDLFADINADLLALEFSTPRAGELKALLADERINNKVILGLGVLNPRLDDKEDTDGIYKRAKEALTFIDKDKLWLNPDCGFATFSNRPVNEYDHIREKLQSMIDARNKLRKEYE, via the coding sequence GTGAACAATAAATTATTCAAGACCTCTTTGATAGGATCTATGCCAAGAGGAAATGAAATATTGAAAGCTCGTAGGATGTTAAAGGCTAATATGATTAGCCTTTCTGACTACGAACAAATGGTATATGATAAAACTAAAGAAGTTGTAAAATTACAAGAAGATTTGGACATTGATGTAATTACAAGTGGAGAAATTGAAAGAGACAACTATGTTTCTTTTATCTCTGAAAAGCTTGGCGGCGTAACTCAAATGAGCATGGCAGAAATGCTAGATTATGTCGATGATAAAAGAGAATTCGAAAATATTTTGACAACGTTGGATGTACCTGCTACATCTATTAAAAATGCTATTTGTACTGGCAAATTGGAATACAAAGGAGACATTGTATCAGAAGAATTAAAGCTTTTGAAATCTTTGACTGATAAGCCTGTTAAGATTACAATGCCAGGCCCTTACTTGGTTACAAGAAGTATGTGGCTTGCAAATGTAAGCTCAAAATACTACGATAGTAAGGAAGCTTTGGGTGAAGATGTAATAGACATTTACAAGAAAGAAATCAAAAATCTTCAAGAAATCGGAGTAGATGTAATCCAATTCGACGAACCAGTTCTTACAGAAATTGTGTTCACTGAAGGTAAACCAAGAACATTCATGTGTGCATCATTGTCTACTAGAAAAGATCCAACTGAAGAGTTAAAGTTTGCCACACATTTGATAAAAAGCGTGATGGATAGTGTCGATAGGGACAAATCAATATGTTCACTTCATGTGTGTCGTGGAAACTGGAGTAAAAACGAAAGTATTTTATTGACAGGACCTTATACTCCACTTTTGGATTTGTTTGCAGATATCAATGCTGATTTATTAGCGTTAGAATTTTCAACTCCAAGAGCTGGAGAATTGAAAGCATTACTAGCTGATGAAAGAATCAACAACAAAGTGATTTTGGGACTTGGAGTGTTAAATCCAAGATTAGATGACAAGGAAGATACAGATGGAATTTACAAAAGAGCCAAGGAAGCTCTTACATTTATCGACAAGGATAAATTGTGGCTAAATCCAGACTGTGGATTTGCTACATTCTCCAATAGACCAGTAAATGAATACGACCACATAAGAGAAAAATTACAATCGATGATTGATGCTAGAAATAAATTGAGGAAAGAATATGAATGA
- a CDS encoding OsmC family protein, with amino-acid sequence MNDDINSFQKNFRAIVSDDLVKVYNEKSCIPVDSSISFDSEKEEFTSIDFFVSSIVSELILTMMRVAKKRNTILQDIEAKVNLDIDNPMYLLNVIGFEDKSIINKIDIDIYFFSFYEGEELQEFLDEVLNRTLIYNSIKNLVNVNFKTVL; translated from the coding sequence ATGAATGATGATATAAATTCATTCCAAAAAAATTTCAGAGCTATTGTATCCGATGATTTGGTTAAAGTTTACAACGAAAAATCATGTATTCCAGTGGACTCATCTATTTCATTTGACTCAGAAAAAGAAGAATTCACATCAATTGATTTCTTTGTAAGCTCCATTGTTTCAGAATTGATTTTGACAATGATGAGGGTTGCGAAGAAAAGAAATACTATATTACAAGATATCGAAGCTAAGGTAAATTTAGATATCGATAATCCAATGTATTTGTTGAATGTTATTGGTTTTGAAGATAAGAGTATTATCAATAAAATTGACATCGACATTTATTTCTTCTCATTTTATGAAGGAGAAGAACTACAAGAGTTTTTGGATGAAGTTTTGAATAGAACTTTAATTTATAATTCCATAAAAAATTTAGTAAATGTCAATTTTAAAACTGTTTTATAA